One genomic segment of Corynebacterium durum includes these proteins:
- a CDS encoding single-stranded DNA-binding protein, which yields MAQGETSITVVGNLVADPELRFTPAGAAVANFRIASTPRRFNRQTSQWEDGEAMYLTCNVWRQAAENVAESLSKGMRVIVQGRLRQRSYESREGERRSIFEVEVDEVGPSLSFATAQVTRASRGGGQGGYGNQGGGQSMGGQGQMNQGTMNQGQQQQPNHGGFGGGGNTGGFGGGNPQQQAPDNDPWNSAPASGGFGGPADDEPPF from the coding sequence ATGGCACAGGGAGAAACATCAATCACGGTTGTTGGCAACTTGGTTGCTGACCCAGAGCTTCGCTTCACCCCCGCAGGTGCGGCGGTGGCGAACTTCCGTATTGCCTCAACCCCACGTCGTTTCAACCGGCAGACAAGCCAATGGGAAGACGGCGAGGCGATGTACCTCACCTGCAATGTGTGGCGTCAAGCAGCGGAAAACGTTGCCGAGTCCCTATCAAAGGGCATGCGCGTCATTGTGCAGGGTCGACTGCGGCAGCGCTCCTACGAATCCCGTGAGGGTGAGCGCCGCAGCATCTTTGAAGTTGAGGTTGATGAGGTTGGCCCTTCCCTGAGTTTTGCCACCGCACAAGTCACCCGGGCATCCCGCGGTGGCGGCCAAGGTGGGTACGGAAACCAGGGCGGAGGACAGTCCATGGGTGGCCAAGGCCAGATGAACCAGGGCACCATGAACCAAGGCCAACAACAGCAACCCAACCACGGCGGCTTTGGTGGTGGAGGAAATACCGGTGGTTTTGGCGGCGGGAATCCGCAGCAGCAAGCACCGGATAATGATCCGTGGAACAGTGCACCAGCTTCTGGTGGGTTTGGTGGACCAGCAGACGACGAACCCCCGTTCTGA
- the rpsF gene encoding 30S ribosomal protein S6: MRQYEIMIILDPSQDERTVAPSLDKFLEVVRNENGKVEKVDIWGKRRLAYPINKKDEGIYAVIDLTCESATVQELDRLLNLSDDVLRTKVLRGDR; the protein is encoded by the coding sequence GTGCGTCAATACGAAATCATGATCATTCTTGATCCTAGCCAGGACGAACGCACTGTTGCCCCGTCCCTGGACAAGTTCCTTGAAGTTGTCCGTAACGAAAACGGCAAGGTGGAAAAAGTTGATATCTGGGGTAAGCGCCGGTTGGCCTACCCGATCAATAAGAAAGATGAGGGCATCTACGCTGTCATCGATCTGACATGTGAGTCTGCGACTGTGCAGGAGCTTGATCGTCTGCTGAACCTGAGCGATGATGTTCTGCGCACCAAAGTTCTGCGAGGCGACCGCTAA